The following are from one region of the Sandaracinus amylolyticus genome:
- a CDS encoding GMC oxidoreductase, translating into MEHPLLRNMGRRRFVGTSSAALAGLFAGACGAPTPTVIEESGALIVGSGFGGSIAALRLAEAGIPSLVLERGRRWEITEAGDTFCSLRRPDRRAAWMSERTHIGLVRGGLVPYAGLVERIDANALAVMAAAGVGGGSLVYGGIFMRVPRAIFHRAMPEWISYDEMDSTWYPKVHAVMPARPIPDDVLASDAYRGMRVFLDHAERAGLAPFRVDNAVDWDLVRAELRGEIPPEATVGDYIYGLNSGAKISLDRTYLARAEATGLCQVRALHQVRRIARDPDGRYVAEVERIDEDGVVLEQLRVRAPALVLAAGSTGTTRLLLRARAEGALPMLSDEVGRGWGNNGQSLTVRGRFEEDVGAWQGGPACIFVHDLDNPIGPVTIEHAPAAFGGECHCMIQPSSGVCDELASASWDPQSDRIVIDWHPEYARTARAAAQDTIRRLNEASGAVVEERLGVTDGSTFHPLGGCVIGRATDRFGRVHGYPGLYVLDGSLIPGSTPGANPCFTIAALAERNVDTIVREDFGA; encoded by the coding sequence GTGGAACATCCGCTCCTGCGCAACATGGGTCGCCGGCGCTTCGTCGGGACCTCGAGCGCCGCCCTCGCCGGGCTCTTCGCCGGCGCGTGCGGCGCGCCCACGCCCACCGTGATCGAAGAGTCCGGCGCGCTGATCGTCGGCTCGGGGTTCGGCGGATCGATCGCCGCGCTCCGCCTCGCCGAAGCGGGCATCCCATCGCTCGTGCTCGAGCGCGGTCGACGATGGGAGATCACCGAGGCGGGCGACACGTTCTGCTCGCTGCGCCGTCCCGATCGACGCGCCGCGTGGATGAGCGAGCGCACGCACATCGGGCTCGTGCGAGGCGGGCTCGTCCCCTACGCGGGTCTCGTCGAGCGCATCGACGCGAACGCGCTCGCGGTGATGGCCGCAGCGGGCGTCGGCGGAGGCTCGCTCGTCTACGGCGGCATCTTCATGCGGGTGCCGCGCGCGATCTTCCATCGCGCGATGCCCGAGTGGATCTCGTACGACGAGATGGACTCGACCTGGTACCCGAAGGTGCACGCGGTCATGCCGGCGCGGCCGATCCCCGACGACGTGCTCGCGAGCGACGCGTACCGCGGCATGCGCGTGTTCCTCGATCACGCCGAGCGCGCCGGGCTCGCGCCGTTCCGCGTCGACAACGCGGTGGACTGGGATCTCGTGCGCGCCGAGCTGCGTGGCGAGATCCCGCCCGAGGCGACGGTCGGCGACTACATCTACGGCCTCAACAGCGGCGCGAAGATCTCCCTCGATCGCACCTACCTCGCGCGCGCCGAGGCGACCGGCCTCTGTCAGGTGCGCGCGCTGCACCAGGTGCGGCGGATCGCGCGCGATCCCGATGGTCGCTACGTCGCCGAGGTCGAGCGCATCGACGAGGACGGCGTCGTGCTCGAGCAGCTCCGCGTGCGCGCGCCGGCGCTGGTGCTCGCCGCGGGATCGACCGGCACCACGCGGCTGCTCCTGCGTGCGCGCGCCGAGGGTGCGCTGCCGATGCTCTCCGACGAGGTCGGTCGTGGCTGGGGCAACAACGGGCAGAGCCTCACGGTGCGCGGCCGCTTCGAGGAGGACGTCGGCGCATGGCAGGGCGGGCCCGCCTGCATCTTCGTGCACGACCTCGACAACCCCATCGGTCCGGTGACGATCGAGCACGCGCCCGCGGCGTTCGGCGGCGAGTGCCACTGCATGATCCAGCCCTCGTCGGGCGTGTGCGACGAGCTCGCGAGCGCGAGCTGGGATCCGCAGAGCGATCGCATCGTGATCGACTGGCACCCCGAGTACGCGCGCACCGCGCGCGCTGCCGCGCAGGACACGATCCGCAGGCTGAACGAGGCGAGCGGAGCCGTGGTCGAAGAGCGCCTCGGCGTGACCGACGGCAGCACGTTCCATCCGCTCGGCGGGTGCGTGATCGGACGCGCGACCGATCGCTTCGGGCGCGTGCACGGCTATCCCGGCCTCTACGTGCTCGATGGATCGCTGATCCCGGGATCGACCCCGGGCGCGAACCCGTGCTTCACGATCGCGGCGCTCGCCGAGCGCAACGTCGACACGATCGTGCGCGAGGACTTCGGCGCATGA
- a CDS encoding radical SAM protein: MHARIDHRSLYRLPWSLSDNPIAWLEPTQQCNLACDGCYRENVKSHRTIDEVQRDLDTFAALRNFDGVSIAGGDPLLHPDLPAIIRRVRAMGRKAIVNTNGKAITREMLVELKRAGLVGITFHVDSRQGRPGWRGKTEKETNELRQEYVDLVASVGGLACAFNSTVYEETLHEVPDVLAWAGRNIGKVHTVVFILFRAAKLDDFDYYAGARKVDMGEIVYAETERPERRTDIDAREVVGVIREREPEFTPCAYLNGTEKPDSLKWLVALRVGSPGRVHGYVGPKFMELAQAGYHVVSGRYLSYAPDWTLSVGRTVMGTALFDGGVRSAARNWLGAVAARPRYALETQHLQSVLVIQPIDVLEDGRANMCDGCPDMTVHDGKLVWSCRLEEQRNYGQWVNAVPKKSGCPHVTLPVVQ; this comes from the coding sequence ATGCACGCACGAATCGATCATCGCTCGCTGTACCGGCTCCCGTGGAGCCTCTCCGACAACCCGATCGCGTGGCTGGAGCCCACGCAACAATGCAACCTCGCGTGCGACGGCTGCTATCGCGAGAACGTGAAGTCGCACCGCACGATCGACGAAGTGCAGCGCGACCTCGACACGTTCGCCGCGCTCCGCAACTTCGACGGGGTCTCGATCGCCGGCGGTGACCCGCTGCTGCACCCGGACCTGCCCGCGATCATCCGGCGTGTGCGCGCGATGGGCCGCAAGGCGATCGTGAACACGAACGGCAAGGCGATCACGCGCGAGATGCTCGTCGAGCTCAAGCGCGCGGGCCTCGTCGGGATCACGTTCCACGTCGACTCGCGACAGGGCCGTCCCGGATGGCGCGGCAAGACCGAGAAGGAGACGAACGAGCTGCGTCAGGAGTACGTCGATCTCGTCGCGTCGGTCGGCGGGCTCGCCTGCGCGTTCAACTCCACGGTCTACGAGGAGACGCTGCACGAGGTGCCGGACGTGCTCGCATGGGCGGGCCGGAACATCGGCAAGGTGCACACCGTCGTGTTCATCCTGTTCCGCGCGGCGAAGCTCGACGACTTCGACTACTACGCTGGCGCGCGCAAGGTCGACATGGGCGAGATCGTCTATGCGGAGACCGAGCGCCCCGAGCGACGTACCGACATCGACGCGCGCGAAGTCGTCGGGGTGATCCGCGAGCGCGAGCCCGAGTTCACGCCGTGCGCGTACCTCAACGGCACCGAGAAGCCGGACTCGCTGAAATGGCTCGTCGCGCTGCGCGTGGGGTCGCCGGGGCGCGTGCACGGATACGTCGGGCCGAAATTCATGGAGCTCGCGCAAGCGGGATATCACGTCGTCAGTGGTCGATATCTGAGCTACGCGCCGGACTGGACGCTCTCGGTCGGACGCACGGTGATGGGGACTGCGCTGTTCGACGGTGGCGTGCGCAGCGCGGCGCGGAATTGGCTCGGGGCGGTCGCGGCGCGCCCGCGGTATGCGCTCGAGACGCAGCATCTGCAGTCGGTGCTCGTGATCCAGCCGATCGACGTGCTCGAGGACGGGCGCGCGAACATGTGCGACGGCTGTCCCGACATGACGGTGCACGACGGAAAGCTCGTGTGGTCGTGTCGTCTCGAGGAGCAGCGCAATTACGGGCAGTGGGTGAATGCGGTGCCGAAGAAGAGCGGCTGTCCGCACGTGACGCTCCCCGTCGTGCAGTGA
- a CDS encoding Crp/Fnr family transcriptional regulator produces the protein MTPPRNLPETEPEAPRSGHGAPCVDCPATRIGCFESLVPAVSERDSYGARGSVASAACAFVRSTLTARAPLPPAWAERHAFVLVRRGVLVRVRGDASGETAAIDCAGPGAYVAMPSGGEPRDLGYAATDLMVCLCPRDVAEHFLAHDPAHARDVITGMGQALERMERLAFARAQSTAERRVATLLAAIADTMAPPRRKERLPHGLQQRDLARLAGVRHESFCRVLGELERRGLVRRDRDGLEILDHDGLALAA, from the coding sequence ATGACGCCACCGCGCAACCTGCCGGAGACCGAGCCCGAGGCCCCGCGATCCGGCCACGGTGCGCCGTGCGTCGACTGTCCTGCGACCCGCATCGGGTGCTTCGAGTCGCTCGTGCCCGCGGTGAGCGAGCGCGACTCGTACGGTGCGCGCGGGTCGGTGGCGAGCGCCGCGTGCGCGTTCGTGCGCTCCACGCTCACCGCGCGCGCGCCGCTCCCGCCCGCGTGGGCCGAGCGCCACGCGTTCGTGCTCGTGCGGCGCGGCGTATTGGTGCGGGTGCGCGGCGACGCGAGCGGCGAGACCGCGGCGATCGACTGCGCGGGCCCCGGCGCCTACGTGGCGATGCCGAGCGGCGGCGAGCCGCGCGATCTCGGCTACGCCGCGACCGATCTCATGGTGTGCCTCTGCCCGCGAGACGTCGCGGAGCACTTCCTCGCGCACGATCCGGCGCACGCGCGCGACGTGATCACGGGGATGGGCCAGGCGCTCGAGCGGATGGAGCGGCTCGCGTTCGCGCGCGCGCAGAGCACCGCCGAGCGGCGCGTCGCGACGCTGCTCGCGGCGATCGCCGACACGATGGCACCGCCGCGCCGCAAGGAGCGCCTGCCCCACGGGCTGCAGCAGCGCGACCTCGCGCGGCTCGCGGGGGTGCGGCACGAGAGCTTCTGTCGCGTGCTCGGCGAGCTCGAGCGACGCGGGCTGGTGCGTCGCGATCGCGACGGTCTCGAGATCCTCGACCACGACGGGCTCGCGCTCGCGGCTTGA
- a CDS encoding hemerythrin domain-containing protein, whose protein sequence is MLLSIGKKRSATDLHDLVLDCHERIRHFTALAVKLATLDASAEERAGVAASVARYFEKALPLHIRDEDESILPRLRGRAPDVDAALTRMHDEHEEHDAMRAELVERTLAIAIDPQVYPEHVERLRTLAPALRDALHLHLESEERVIVPALPRLLSVDERRAVIAEMRARRDEGHVLSRA, encoded by the coding sequence ATGCTGCTGTCCATCGGCAAGAAGCGGAGCGCGACCGACCTGCACGATCTCGTGCTCGACTGTCACGAGCGCATCCGGCACTTCACCGCGCTCGCGGTGAAGCTCGCGACGCTCGACGCGAGCGCGGAAGAGCGCGCCGGGGTCGCGGCGTCGGTGGCGCGCTACTTCGAGAAGGCGCTCCCGCTCCACATCCGCGACGAGGACGAGAGCATCCTGCCGCGCCTCCGCGGACGCGCGCCCGACGTCGACGCGGCCCTCACGCGCATGCACGACGAGCACGAGGAGCACGATGCGATGCGCGCCGAGCTGGTCGAGCGCACCCTCGCGATCGCGATCGATCCCCAGGTGTACCCCGAGCACGTCGAGCGCCTGCGCACGCTCGCGCCCGCGCTCCGCGACGCGCTGCACCTGCACCTCGAGTCCGAGGAGCGCGTGATCGTGCCCGCGCTCCCGCGGCTGCTCTCGGTCGACGAGCGGCGCGCGGTGATCGCCGAGATGCGCGCCCGGCGTGACGAAGGTCACGTGCTCTCGCGAGCATGA